In Mycolicibacterium aubagnense, the DNA window CTCTGCCCATTCGGTCGGGACCGGTCCGGGGCACAACGAGGTGCAGGAGACGCCGGTGCCGCGCAGCTCTTCGTGGACGGCTTCGGAGAACGAGTTGACGAACGCCTTGGACGCGCCATAGGTCGCCATCGAGGGCATGGGCTGGAAGGCGACGACGGATGCCACGTTCAGGACGGCGCCCGCGCCGCGCTCCACCATGCCGGGCAGGACGGCGTGGGTAAGTTCCTGCAGCGCAACAATATTGACCTCGACCTGCTCGCGCTCGCGGCCCATCGGCAGGGTATGGAAGGCACCGCTGGTACCGAAGCCGGCGGAGTTGCACAGGCCCGCGACTGGCCGGCTGCGCAGTTCCTCGATCAGGGTCTGGCGCTGGGTGGCGTCGGCGAGATCGCAGGGCCGCACCGTGACGCCGATGCCGTGCTCGGCGCGCAGTTCGTCGGCCAGGGCGTCGAGCCGGTCCTGACGGCGGGCGACGAGGAAGACGTCGTAGCCGCGGGCGGCGAGCACCCGGGCCAGTTCGGTTCCGATTCCGGACGAGGCACCAGTGATGACGACCTCGGTGGTGCCTGAGGGCTTCGGCAGGGTCATGTGGCTCTCATTTCATGTCGACGTGTGACTGTGCCAGTAACACTGGCACAGTGCGAATGTTGGTGTCTATACTTCGTGGAATGGCAGATGTCACAGTCGAGGAATTCACCATCGACGAACTGGCCGCGCGTACCGGCACGACGGTGCGAACCATCCGCTTCTACAACGAGAGCGGCCTGCTGCCGCCTGCCGAGCGGCGTGGCCGCCTCGCGTATTACGGTGCGCCGCACCGCATTCGGCTGGAGTTGGTGCAGCAGTTGCAGCAACACGGCTATACCCTGGCGGCCATCACCAAGGTGCTGGCTCGGCTACCGGAGGGCGCCACCGCCCATGACCTCGCCGTGCGTGCAGCACTTCTCACACCGTGGAGTCCGGCGGACGACGAGACCGTCGATCTGCGCGCACTCGAACAACGCGCGGGTCTGTCGTTGGACGCCCGGGCACTCGAGACCCTCGAAGCGCTCGGAGCCATCCGGCGCCTCGATGACGGCACCTTCAGCGTCCGGCCGTCGGTCCTGGGCGCGGCCATGAACCTGCGCGACACCAGCGTTCCGGCCGAGGACGTCCGCCGCCTGGCCGGCGTTGTCGACAAACACATCGACGCCCTCGCCAACGAGGTGGCGGACGTCGTCTTCAGCCGGATTCGCGAGGCCGATGACCCCAACGTGTACCTCGGGCGCATCGCCAAGGTGGTGCCGAACCTGCGGCCGCTGGCGGCGCAGATGATGGCCGACCGGTTCACCGCCGCGATCAATCAGGCGGTGCAGGAACGGGTCGCGGAACTGGAGATGCCGGCTAAATAAGCCCGGCGGCTACTTTCGGCGGAGTTGGCAGGTTGCCCTGGTGGTGGCGACGACGGTTCCTTCGGCGTCGGTCACGGTCGCCTCGACGACGTACTCCGACTTGCCGTGCTGTGCGGCCTCGGACTCGATCCGAGTGATGTCGTCGTCGCTCAACTCGGCCTGGGCCCGCACATCGGATTTCGCCGGTGCCTTGTACTGGATCGACATGTCCTTGACCAGTGGATAGAACTGGCTCTGATCGAATGCGATGAGGGCCAGGATCCCGCCGAGCACTTCGGCGACGGTGAACAGCACACCGGCGTACATCACGCCAAAGTGGTTGCCGTTACCCGCGATTGGAGCCGTGGTGGCGGCGAACCCGCGGCGCACCTCGACGATTCTGACGCCCAGGCCGTGGGCGGACGGGATGGTGGTCGCGAACATCGAGTTCATGAACTCGCGCTGGGCTGCGTCGTCGGTGTTCGTCACGCCGCAAGACTATCTACCGCGACGGAAGTGGTGCCCCCACCAGGGCTCGAACCTGGGACCTGCGGATTAAAAGTCCGTAGCTCTACCGACTGAGCTATAGGGGCGTGGGACACAGGATACTGCGTCCCGTGCGGCCGCCTCGCCGGGTAGGTGGTTG includes these proteins:
- a CDS encoding SDR family NAD(P)-dependent oxidoreductase, which translates into the protein MTLPKPSGTTEVVITGASSGIGTELARVLAARGYDVFLVARRQDRLDALADELRAEHGIGVTVRPCDLADATQRQTLIEELRSRPVAGLCNSAGFGTSGAFHTLPMGREREQVEVNIVALQELTHAVLPGMVERGAGAVLNVASVVAFQPMPSMATYGASKAFVNSFSEAVHEELRGTGVSCTSLCPGPVPTEWAEVASAHEFSLRPAQVSPVDVATQAADGMQAGARQIVPGVVVKLMAITGSITPHALLLPALRLARRALG
- a CDS encoding MerR family transcriptional regulator, whose protein sequence is MADVTVEEFTIDELAARTGTTVRTIRFYNESGLLPPAERRGRLAYYGAPHRIRLELVQQLQQHGYTLAAITKVLARLPEGATAHDLAVRAALLTPWSPADDETVDLRALEQRAGLSLDARALETLEALGAIRRLDDGTFSVRPSVLGAAMNLRDTSVPAEDVRRLAGVVDKHIDALANEVADVVFSRIREADDPNVYLGRIAKVVPNLRPLAAQMMADRFTAAINQAVQERVAELEMPAK
- a CDS encoding PaaI family thioesterase, with the translated sequence MTNTDDAAQREFMNSMFATTIPSAHGLGVRIVEVRRGFAATTAPIAGNGNHFGVMYAGVLFTVAEVLGGILALIAFDQSQFYPLVKDMSIQYKAPAKSDVRAQAELSDDDITRIESEAAQHGKSEYVVEATVTDAEGTVVATTRATCQLRRK